A portion of the Lysinibacillus timonensis genome contains these proteins:
- a CDS encoding manganese efflux pump, with amino-acid sequence MQEILIGLIVALDVVALYLLLPTVKKRFLLAIWTALLHMIFPIIGFTLGNLMVQILTEWSNIISSILLFFIGLHLILSTQDRQIKPIPVSILAISASLDTFSVSISFGMLNLQKYLFIVSAGIWTFFLSYISLTLARRGHRSFKGNSLKWVAGLALILFSIYSFIKT; translated from the coding sequence TTGCAGGAAATACTGATAGGACTCATTGTTGCACTCGATGTAGTCGCACTTTATTTACTGCTTCCGACAGTAAAAAAACGCTTTTTGTTAGCAATTTGGACAGCCCTTCTGCACATGATTTTCCCAATCATTGGTTTCACTTTAGGGAATTTGATGGTCCAAATTTTAACCGAATGGTCGAACATAATATCTAGTATTTTACTATTTTTTATTGGTTTACATCTGATTTTATCTACACAAGATCGACAAATTAAGCCTATTCCTGTGTCGATTTTGGCTATTTCCGCTAGTTTAGACACCTTTTCAGTAAGCATTTCTTTTGGTATGCTTAATTTACAAAAATATTTATTTATTGTCAGTGCAGGGATTTGGACTTTCTTCCTATCCTACATATCGTTGACCCTTGCAAGAAGAGGTCATCGTTCCTTTAAAGGCAATTCATTAAAATGGGTTGCAGGATTAGCGTTAATCTTATTTAGTATCTATTCATTTATTAAAACTTAA
- a CDS encoding thymidine kinase, which translates to MAQLFYKHGAMNSGKSIEILKVAHNYEEQNKPVLIFTSGIDDRDEVGYVSSRIGLRRKVIPVFQTTNIFEYVRSHHEEQQLYCILIDEVQFLSKEQVLQLTYIVDELNIPVMGFGLKNDFQNELFEGSKHMLIYADKIEEMKTICWFCHKKATMNLRVDENNKPVYTGEQIQIGGNDTYYPVCRKCHTNPPL; encoded by the coding sequence ATGGCGCAATTATTTTATAAACATGGCGCAATGAATAGTGGAAAATCTATTGAAATTCTAAAAGTTGCACATAATTATGAAGAACAAAATAAACCGGTCTTAATCTTCACATCTGGCATTGATGATCGAGATGAAGTAGGCTATGTATCAAGTAGAATCGGACTGAGAAGAAAAGTTATCCCTGTTTTCCAAACTACGAATATTTTTGAATACGTAAGAAGTCACCATGAAGAGCAGCAGCTTTATTGTATTTTAATCGATGAAGTGCAATTCTTGAGCAAAGAACAAGTATTACAACTCACTTATATTGTTGATGAACTGAACATTCCAGTAATGGGCTTCGGTCTAAAAAATGATTTCCAGAATGAATTGTTCGAAGGTAGCAAACACATGTTAATTTACGCTGACAAAATTGAAGAGATGAAAACAATTTGTTGGTTCTGCCATAAAAAGGCAACAATGAACTTACGTGTAGATGAAAATAACAAACCAGTTTACACTGGAGAACAAATTCAAATTGGTGGAAATGATACATACTATCCAGTTTGTAGAAAATGCCACACTAACCCGCCACTTTAG
- a CDS encoding methyl-accepting chemotaxis protein, giving the protein MTTNSSKTFSLRKKLVLFVSLLALITYSISFIFIRYLHPMFFSHIEFLSNPLVFEIITYVLGITWSGILAAILSVVITKPLQRLEATATRVAEGKIGQDVEMPKTNDEIQSVAEAFQLMLVNLRQMVDSIDGNFQKTNSAIINLSEQTSAASRQAESIATTVGQISMGAESSAEAVQETAEAIEDVRRLASEVNSRALNSATQSKQIINELETTTDSIQGLVNSIRQIVTGNEEALENIHQLEKNAGQIEHIIGLVGDIAAQTNLLALNASIEAARAGEHGKGFAVVAEEVRSLADESAKAVQGITSLIKTMQENVNVVVKQMNEQVTFAVKESAKVSETTTLVEGMSNSVHDMANAVVEISQLIEKQMKNIETTAHQSQEVAAIAEETSAGAEEVRSATEEQAFAIEQAEHLSRDLKAHSEQLYKVIQQFDRSK; this is encoded by the coding sequence ATGACAACTAATAGTAGCAAAACCTTTAGCTTGCGTAAAAAACTTGTTTTATTTGTTTCGTTATTAGCTCTAATCACATACAGTATTAGTTTTATTTTTATTCGTTATCTTCATCCAATGTTTTTCTCGCACATTGAATTTCTATCAAACCCACTTGTCTTTGAAATTATTACATATGTTTTAGGAATTACATGGTCAGGAATTTTGGCAGCCATTTTAAGTGTTGTGATTACGAAACCACTCCAACGTCTTGAAGCAACAGCAACACGAGTTGCGGAAGGTAAAATTGGACAGGATGTAGAAATGCCGAAAACGAACGATGAAATTCAATCGGTTGCAGAAGCATTTCAACTAATGCTTGTCAATCTACGACAAATGGTTGATAGCATTGATGGTAACTTCCAAAAGACAAACTCCGCAATTATTAACTTATCAGAACAAACTTCTGCTGCATCACGACAAGCAGAATCAATTGCAACTACAGTAGGGCAAATTTCAATGGGGGCAGAATCTTCAGCTGAAGCGGTTCAAGAGACGGCAGAGGCAATTGAAGATGTTCGTAGACTAGCATCTGAAGTAAACAGCCGCGCTTTAAATTCAGCTACCCAATCTAAACAAATCATCAATGAATTAGAAACAACAACAGACTCAATTCAAGGATTAGTAAATAGCATCCGTCAAATTGTAACGGGTAACGAAGAAGCGTTGGAAAACATTCATCAGCTTGAGAAAAATGCGGGGCAGATTGAACATATTATTGGACTAGTAGGAGATATTGCAGCACAAACTAATTTACTAGCTTTAAACGCCTCTATCGAAGCGGCACGCGCTGGGGAACATGGGAAAGGTTTCGCTGTTGTTGCAGAAGAAGTTCGTAGTTTAGCAGATGAAAGTGCAAAAGCCGTTCAAGGCATAACTTCCTTAATTAAAACAATGCAAGAAAATGTAAATGTTGTTGTAAAACAAATGAATGAACAGGTTACGTTTGCAGTAAAAGAGTCTGCAAAAGTTTCCGAGACTACTACTTTAGTAGAAGGTATGTCTAATAGTGTTCATGATATGGCAAATGCAGTGGTAGAGATTTCTCAATTAATTGAAAAGCAAATGAAAAATATTGAAACGACAGCCCATCAATCGCAAGAAGTAGCGGCAATTGCCGAAGAAACATCTGCTGGTGCGGAAGAAGTTCGAAGTGCTACTGAGGAACAAGCTTTTGCTATTGAGCAGGCAGAACATCTATCACGCGACCTAAAAGCTCACTCTGAGCAATTATATAAAGTTATTCAACAGTTTGATCGCTCGAAATAA
- a CDS encoding TIGR01440 family protein, translated as MATLEIIKNQISILLTELEEQVDFQPKQLFVIGCSTSEVLGSKIGTAGAMEVAEVLYEEIEKFAKRHQLYLAFQGCEHINRALTMEVEAAREYGYEPVTVIPVKHAGGSMSTFAYSKFVKPVVVEHIRAHAGIDIGQTLIGMHLKEVAIPIRTSIKHIGEAVVTIAKTRPKLIGGPRAIYE; from the coding sequence TTGGCAACTTTAGAGATTATTAAAAATCAAATTTCAATACTACTTACAGAATTAGAAGAGCAAGTTGATTTCCAACCAAAACAATTATTTGTGATTGGTTGTTCCACTTCAGAAGTTCTCGGTTCAAAAATAGGAACAGCAGGTGCGATGGAAGTAGCAGAAGTTCTTTATGAAGAAATCGAGAAATTCGCAAAGAGACATCAATTATATTTAGCATTCCAAGGTTGTGAACATATCAACCGTGCATTGACGATGGAAGTTGAAGCAGCACGCGAATATGGCTATGAGCCGGTAACGGTTATTCCTGTGAAACATGCAGGAGGATCTATGTCTACATTTGCTTATTCTAAATTTGTAAAACCTGTAGTCGTAGAGCATATCCGCGCTCATGCAGGTATTGATATCGGCCAAACATTAATAGGTATGCATTTAAAAGAAGTCGCAATTCCGATTCGTACTTCTATTAAACATATTGGTGAAGCAGTTGTAACGATTGCAAAAACTAGGCCAAAGTTAATTGGTGGACCTAGAGCAATATATGAGTAA
- a CDS encoding low molecular weight protein arginine phosphatase — protein sequence MNIYFICTGNTCRSPMAEAILRSKKLPNVQVKSAGIYAMEGGEISENSRAVLTRENIYFDHTTSQVNPMDIDWADLILTMTLAHKDMILHSFPNAARKTFTLKEYVTPYSSKDVSDPFGGDIYTYSQTYEELKKLIDELEFKITGGQP from the coding sequence ATGAATATTTACTTTATTTGTACAGGAAACACTTGTCGAAGCCCGATGGCAGAAGCGATTTTAAGAAGTAAAAAATTACCAAACGTCCAAGTGAAATCTGCTGGCATTTATGCAATGGAAGGAGGGGAAATTTCGGAGAATTCGAGGGCAGTGCTCACAAGAGAAAATATATATTTCGATCACACAACGAGCCAGGTAAACCCAATGGATATTGATTGGGCAGATTTAATTTTAACTATGACATTAGCACATAAAGATATGATACTTCATTCATTCCCAAACGCAGCAAGAAAAACATTTACACTTAAAGAGTATGTAACGCCATATAGTTCGAAGGATGTATCGGATCCTTTCGGTGGTGATATTTATACGTATTCACAAACTTATGAAGAACTAAAAAAACTAATTGATGAACTTGAATTTAAAATAACTGGAGGGCAACCTTAA
- the glyA gene encoding serine hydroxymethyltransferase yields the protein MAYEKLAAQDKAVLEGILAEKKRQQSNIELIASENFVSEAVMEAQGSVLTNKYAEGYPGKRYYGGCEHVDVVEDIARDRVKQLFGAKFANVQPHSGAQANMAVYYTILEPCDTVLGMNLSHGGHLTHGSPVNFSGVQYNFVDYGVTKDTNVIDYEDVRQKALEHKPKLIVAGASAYPREIDFAKFREIADEVGAYFMVDMAHIAGLVATGEHPSPVPYAHFTTSTTHKTLRGPRGGLILTNDEEFAKKIDKAVFPGIQGGPLMHVIAAKAVAFGEALQPEFKDYAQQIKKNAKALAEALTSEGIQLVSGGTDNHLLLVNVKSVGLTGKVAEHLLDEVGITANKNTIPYDEEKPFVTSGIRLGTAAVTSRGFKEEDLKEVGLIIAKLLKNSEDEAVKKECAERVKALTDKYPLYA from the coding sequence ATGGCTTATGAAAAATTAGCAGCACAAGATAAAGCTGTACTAGAAGGAATTTTAGCAGAGAAAAAACGTCAACAATCGAATATCGAATTAATCGCTTCTGAAAACTTTGTATCTGAAGCAGTAATGGAAGCACAAGGTTCAGTACTTACAAACAAATATGCTGAAGGTTATCCTGGTAAACGTTACTATGGTGGTTGTGAACATGTAGACGTAGTTGAAGATATCGCACGTGACCGTGTTAAACAATTATTCGGTGCAAAATTTGCAAACGTACAACCACACTCTGGTGCACAAGCGAACATGGCTGTTTATTACACAATTCTTGAACCATGTGACACTGTCCTTGGTATGAATCTTTCTCATGGTGGTCACTTAACACATGGTTCACCCGTTAACTTCTCGGGTGTTCAATATAATTTCGTAGACTACGGTGTAACTAAAGATACAAACGTAATTGATTACGAAGATGTACGTCAAAAAGCATTAGAACATAAACCAAAACTAATTGTTGCAGGTGCATCTGCTTACCCACGTGAAATTGACTTTGCGAAATTCCGCGAAATTGCAGACGAAGTGGGCGCTTATTTCATGGTAGATATGGCTCACATTGCGGGTCTTGTTGCGACAGGTGAACATCCATCTCCAGTACCATATGCACATTTCACTACATCAACAACACATAAAACATTACGTGGTCCACGTGGTGGATTAATTTTAACGAACGACGAAGAATTTGCTAAGAAAATCGATAAAGCTGTATTCCCTGGTATCCAAGGTGGTCCATTAATGCACGTAATTGCAGCAAAAGCTGTTGCATTTGGTGAAGCATTACAACCTGAATTCAAAGATTACGCACAACAAATTAAGAAAAACGCAAAAGCATTAGCTGAAGCTTTAACTTCAGAAGGAATACAATTAGTGTCAGGTGGAACGGATAACCACTTATTACTAGTAAATGTTAAATCTGTTGGGTTAACAGGGAAAGTTGCAGAACACTTACTTGATGAAGTAGGAATCACTGCAAACAAAAACACAATACCATACGATGAAGAAAAACCATTTGTCACTTCTGGTATTCGTCTAGGTACAGCAGCAGTAACTAGCCGTGGCTTTAAAGAAGAAGATTTAAAAGAAGTTGGTCTTATTATTGCAAAACTGCTTAAAAATTCAGAAGATGAAGCCGTTAAAAAAGAGTGCGCAGAGCGCGTAAAAGCTCTTACAGACAAATATCCACTATACGCTTAA
- a CDS encoding L-threonylcarbamoyladenylate synthase has product MNTSRISVEKCVDNEKCYSQAVDLLNEGEVVAFPTETVYGLGAVATNDEAVKKIFAAKGRPSDNPLIVHIGSLDEVSTYIEEIPEVAKKCMDAFWPGPLTIVMKAKKDVLAPSVTAGLSTVGLRMPSHPVALKLLQTLRKPVAAPSANRSGKPSPTKADHVEEDLQGVIPLIVDGGTTGIGLESTVLDVTVNPPAILRPGGVTKEMLEKVIGEVFQPSFEQQEQKETPKAPGMKYTHYAPNAPVYLIEQDKTKIKIAIDELHQSGEVVALLAPSNFTELKPDYFFSFGEEGNKEEIGAKLYDDLRSCDKTNATIILATATSTEGVGAAIMNRLEKAAGHKWFQFK; this is encoded by the coding sequence ATGAATACGAGTCGAATTTCTGTGGAAAAATGTGTGGATAATGAAAAATGTTATTCACAAGCTGTGGATTTACTAAATGAAGGGGAAGTTGTCGCATTTCCGACTGAAACGGTATATGGTTTAGGCGCGGTTGCAACAAACGATGAGGCAGTAAAGAAAATATTTGCTGCAAAAGGTCGTCCTTCAGATAATCCATTAATTGTACATATTGGTTCATTAGATGAAGTTTCAACATATATTGAGGAAATTCCAGAAGTTGCTAAGAAATGCATGGATGCATTTTGGCCCGGTCCTCTTACAATTGTAATGAAAGCTAAGAAAGATGTTCTTGCACCTAGTGTAACAGCGGGCCTATCGACTGTAGGCTTGCGCATGCCGAGTCACCCTGTAGCATTAAAGCTACTTCAAACCCTTCGTAAACCGGTTGCTGCACCAAGCGCAAATCGAAGTGGAAAGCCTAGTCCAACTAAAGCTGATCACGTAGAAGAAGATCTACAAGGAGTTATCCCGTTGATTGTTGATGGGGGAACTACAGGTATTGGTCTTGAGTCGACAGTACTTGATGTAACTGTAAATCCACCAGCCATTTTACGTCCGGGTGGTGTTACGAAGGAAATGTTAGAGAAAGTAATTGGCGAAGTGTTTCAACCATCATTTGAACAACAAGAACAAAAAGAAACACCGAAAGCACCAGGGATGAAATATACACATTATGCACCGAATGCGCCTGTTTATCTAATAGAACAAGACAAAACTAAAATTAAAATAGCAATCGATGAGCTCCATCAATCAGGTGAAGTGGTTGCATTACTTGCGCCAAGCAATTTCACTGAATTGAAGCCAGACTATTTCTTTTCATTTGGTGAAGAAGGAAATAAAGAGGAGATCGGTGCGAAATTGTACGATGATTTACGATCATGCGATAAAACAAATGCCACCATTATTTTGGCTACTGCAACCTCAACAGAAGGTGTAGGTGCTGCCATTATGAATCGTCTAGAAAAAGCAGCTGGCCACAAGTGGTTTCAATTCAAATAG
- the rpiB gene encoding ribose 5-phosphate isomerase B has protein sequence MKIAISSDHGGNNLRKEIITLLDELQISYEDFGPQTTDSVDYPDYAKPVAEAVASGKADRGILICGTGIGMSIAANKVKGIRCALVHDLFSAQATRCHNDSNVLAMGERVIGPGLAREIVKTWLNTDFEGGRHIRRVEKIAELED, from the coding sequence GTGAAAATAGCTATTTCTTCTGACCATGGTGGTAATAATTTACGTAAAGAAATTATTACACTATTAGATGAGCTTCAAATTAGTTACGAAGATTTTGGACCACAAACAACCGATTCGGTGGATTATCCGGATTATGCAAAACCTGTTGCTGAAGCAGTTGCAAGCGGAAAAGCTGATCGTGGTATTTTAATTTGTGGTACTGGAATCGGTATGTCCATTGCAGCAAATAAAGTAAAAGGTATTCGTTGTGCTTTAGTCCACGATTTATTTAGTGCACAAGCAACTAGATGCCATAATGACTCTAACGTATTAGCAATGGGTGAACGTGTAATTGGCCCTGGTTTAGCACGCGAAATCGTGAAAACTTGGCTAAATACAGATTTTGAAGGCGGACGACACATACGTCGAGTAGAAAAAATCGCTGAGCTAGAAGATTAG
- the prfA gene encoding peptide chain release factor 1 — translation MFDRLQAVEDRYERLNELLSDPDIVSDSKKLREYSKEQSDIQEMVEVYREYKQVKQQLAEAKEMLDSEKDPEMHELAKEEFNELNAQIPQLEERLKILLIPKDPNDDKNVIMEIRGAAGGDEANIFAGDLFRMYTRYAETQGWKIDIMEASPNPAGGYKEVIFMINGQGAYSRFKYENGAHRVQRVPATESQGRIHTSTATVACLPEVEEVDVEIHEKDIRVDTFASSGAGGQSVNTTMSAVRMTHLPTGVVVSMQDERSQIKNREKALKILRARVADMYMQEAQKEIDATRKSAVGSGDRSERIRTYNYPQNRVTDHRIGLTIQKLDQIMEGKLDEIFDALILEDQSAKLAHLNDEA, via the coding sequence ATGTTTGATCGACTCCAAGCGGTAGAAGATCGTTATGAACGATTAAATGAATTATTAAGCGATCCTGATATCGTTAGTGATAGTAAAAAGCTTCGCGAATATTCAAAAGAGCAATCGGATATTCAAGAAATGGTTGAGGTGTATCGCGAATATAAGCAAGTGAAACAACAACTTGCAGAAGCAAAAGAAATGCTCGATAGCGAGAAAGATCCAGAAATGCACGAGCTTGCAAAAGAAGAATTTAATGAATTAAATGCCCAAATTCCACAACTTGAAGAGCGACTTAAAATTTTGTTAATCCCGAAAGATCCAAATGATGATAAAAACGTTATCATGGAGATTCGCGGTGCGGCAGGTGGAGATGAAGCAAATATTTTCGCTGGTGACCTATTCCGCATGTATACACGTTACGCAGAAACGCAAGGTTGGAAAATTGACATTATGGAAGCATCTCCAAACCCAGCAGGTGGTTATAAAGAAGTAATCTTTATGATTAACGGTCAAGGTGCATACTCTCGCTTCAAATATGAAAACGGTGCACACCGTGTACAACGAGTACCTGCTACTGAATCTCAAGGTCGTATCCACACTTCAACAGCAACAGTTGCATGTTTACCAGAAGTGGAAGAAGTAGATGTTGAAATTCATGAAAAAGATATACGTGTTGACACATTTGCATCTTCTGGTGCTGGTGGACAATCCGTAAATACAACGATGTCAGCTGTTCGTATGACGCATTTACCGACAGGTGTTGTTGTATCCATGCAAGATGAACGTTCACAAATTAAAAACCGTGAAAAAGCATTGAAAATTTTACGTGCTCGTGTTGCAGATATGTATATGCAAGAAGCACAAAAGGAAATTGATGCTACACGTAAATCTGCTGTAGGTTCTGGAGATCGTTCAGAACGTATTCGCACATACAATTATCCACAAAACCGTGTCACAGACCATCGCATCGGCTTAACAATCCAAAAACTAGATCAAATTATGGAAGGTAAGCTAGATGAAATCTTCGATGCACTCATTTTAGAAGATCAATCTGCAAAATTAGCTCATTTAAATGATGAAGCATAA
- the prmC gene encoding peptide chain release factor N(5)-glutamine methyltransferase — MMKHKTIFEALNWASSYLKEYGRDENASRILLQYVLNTNYSGLMMRMHENIETDNLHQFEQFVFEHAKGKPVQYITGVEEFYGRMFEVDESVLIPRPETEELILNSLERIKRLFGNQREIKLADIGTGSGAIAITMKLEYNTANVTATDISEAALQTAKRNAKRLHADINFLLGDLTNPIQQEKWDVVLSNPPYIAYDEAKEMSEVVLEHEPHSALFAEEDGLILYRKLAENLPKLLNKPALIGVEIGYTQGEAVANFFKEHFPEAKVEIIKDINQKNRMIFCEINV; from the coding sequence ATGATGAAGCATAAAACCATTTTTGAGGCCCTTAATTGGGCTTCTTCTTATTTAAAGGAATATGGTCGTGACGAAAATGCGAGTCGTATATTATTGCAATACGTTTTAAATACAAACTATTCCGGACTAATGATGCGAATGCACGAAAATATCGAGACAGATAACCTTCACCAATTTGAACAATTCGTATTTGAACATGCGAAGGGTAAACCCGTACAGTACATTACAGGTGTTGAGGAATTTTACGGTAGAATGTTTGAAGTTGACGAATCTGTATTAATCCCACGCCCTGAAACAGAGGAATTAATACTCAACTCACTTGAACGGATAAAACGCCTATTTGGTAATCAGAGAGAGATTAAGTTAGCTGATATCGGAACAGGTAGTGGCGCAATTGCGATTACAATGAAGCTTGAATATAACACGGCGAATGTAACAGCAACGGATATCTCAGAAGCAGCACTTCAAACAGCAAAGCGAAACGCTAAACGTCTACATGCAGATATTAACTTTCTTCTCGGAGATTTAACAAACCCAATACAACAGGAAAAATGGGATGTTGTCTTATCAAATCCACCTTATATTGCTTATGATGAAGCAAAGGAAATGTCTGAAGTTGTATTAGAACATGAACCGCATTCTGCTTTGTTTGCTGAAGAGGACGGACTGATTCTTTATCGTAAACTAGCAGAAAATCTTCCAAAACTATTAAATAAACCTGCACTTATAGGGGTAGAAATTGGTTATACACAAGGGGAAGCGGTAGCGAACTTCTTTAAGGAACATTTTCCGGAAGCGAAAGTGGAGATAATAAAAGATATTAATCAAAAAAATAGAATGATTTTTTGTGAAATAAATGTATAA
- a CDS encoding stage II sporulation protein R, which produces MLNDYEIIREKNPIKYHPVVSVLRLIASALAVYCIILMAPQFMEQFYETRENLVDDSLKIRVVANGNSTADQKLKDEIVENLSPIFNEIKQNEILGVDNKEAFAKLSTAIEQNYAQHNVKITVGDHLIPPKLDMNYFYPQSLYNAVVVTIGSGRGDNFWCSIFPDVCEGPSDAEKDKKEEEEETEVVFVIWEWFLSLFGL; this is translated from the coding sequence ATGTTAAACGATTACGAGATTATTAGAGAAAAGAATCCTATAAAGTATCATCCAGTTGTTAGTGTTTTAAGATTAATAGCAAGTGCATTAGCTGTTTATTGCATTATCCTAATGGCTCCACAATTCATGGAGCAATTCTATGAAACTCGCGAGAATCTAGTAGACGATTCATTAAAAATTCGTGTTGTAGCAAATGGTAATTCAACTGCTGATCAAAAACTAAAAGATGAGATTGTAGAAAACTTATCACCAATCTTTAATGAAATTAAACAAAACGAAATATTAGGTGTAGATAATAAAGAAGCCTTTGCTAAATTATCTACAGCCATTGAACAAAATTACGCACAACATAATGTGAAGATTACAGTTGGGGACCACTTAATTCCACCAAAATTAGATATGAACTATTTTTATCCACAAAGTTTGTATAACGCAGTTGTTGTAACGATTGGTAGTGGACGAGGTGATAACTTCTGGTGCAGTATATTCCCAGATGTTTGTGAAGGTCCAAGTGATGCGGAGAAGGATAAAAAAGAAGAAGAAGAAGAAACTGAAGTTGTATTTGTTATTTGGGAATGGTTCTTAAGTTTATTTGGATTATAA